One Amaranthus tricolor cultivar Red isolate AtriRed21 chromosome 10, ASM2621246v1, whole genome shotgun sequence genomic window carries:
- the LOC130825260 gene encoding uncharacterized protein LOC130825260, producing MEVELVKCDCCGLKEECTIEYIEAIKAKFNGKWLCGLCSEAVRDEVNSTGVEDAVRAHMSFCSTYKSSPASIVADGMRQMLRKRSGDYSGSSRRSFSSASSSSRVTKNYGRSTSASQVL from the coding sequence atggaagTCGAACTAGTAAAATGTGATTGTTGTGGGTTAAAAGAAGAGTGCACAATAGAATACATAGAAGCAATAAAAGCAAAGTTCAATGGAAAATGGCTATGTGGGTTATGTTCAGAAGCAGTAAGAGATGAAGTAAATAGCACGGGTGTTGAAGATGCTGTGCGCGCACATATGTCATTTTGTAGCACTTATAAGTCTAGTCCTGCTTCTATAGTTGCCGATGGTATGCGCCAAATGTTGAGGAAAAGATCGGGAGATTATTCGGGTTCTTCTCGTAGGAGTTTTTCTTCTGCTTCTAGTAGTAGTCGTGTTACTAAAAATTATGGAAGATCAACCAGTGCTTCTCAAGTTCtttga